A genomic region of Candidatus Bathyarchaeota archaeon contains the following coding sequences:
- the fen gene encoding flap endonuclease-1, translated as MGVNLRDLVPKTVIKLEDLSGKSIAIDAYNALYQFLAIIRQPDGTPLKDSSGRITSHLSGLLYRTSNLVELGIKPIYVFDGTPPALKEAEIKRRMKAKEEALVKYEQALKEGRIEEARMYAQATASLKDYMAEDSKHLLDLLGIPWIQAPSEGEAQAAHIVKRGDADYCASQDYDSLLFGAPRLVRNVTISGRRKLPGKNVYVEVEPEIVELDRVLKECGITHEQLIDVGILVGTDFNPEGIKGLGPKTALKLIKEYGSLENALPHIKDADFPVDPHQIKEIFLHPKVTNNYKIDWREPDVKGVIDFICHERDFSEDRVRKALEKMQKGFTKLKGKTTLERWFG; from the coding sequence TTGGGTGTTAACCTTCGCGACTTGGTTCCCAAAACGGTAATTAAGCTTGAGGATTTGAGTGGTAAATCCATTGCAATAGACGCTTATAATGCGCTTTACCAGTTCTTAGCTATAATTCGGCAGCCAGATGGCACACCATTAAAGGATAGTAGCGGCCGTATCACCAGCCATCTGAGTGGCTTGCTTTACCGGACAAGCAACCTTGTGGAATTGGGAATTAAACCTATCTATGTTTTTGATGGTACTCCACCAGCCTTAAAAGAGGCTGAGATTAAGAGACGTATGAAAGCCAAAGAAGAAGCCTTAGTCAAGTATGAACAGGCTTTGAAAGAGGGAAGAATTGAAGAGGCAAGAATGTATGCTCAAGCCACTGCAAGCCTTAAAGATTACATGGCTGAAGACAGCAAACACCTCTTAGACCTCTTGGGAATCCCATGGATTCAAGCTCCCAGCGAGGGTGAAGCCCAAGCAGCTCATATCGTAAAACGTGGAGATGCAGACTATTGCGCAAGCCAAGACTATGATAGTTTACTTTTTGGCGCTCCAAGACTTGTCAGAAACGTCACAATTTCCGGACGGAGAAAGCTTCCGGGTAAAAATGTCTACGTGGAAGTCGAACCCGAAATTGTGGAACTCGATCGTGTTTTAAAAGAATGCGGCATAACTCATGAACAGCTGATTGATGTAGGAATACTTGTCGGGACAGACTTCAACCCTGAAGGCATAAAGGGACTTGGACCTAAAACTGCTTTGAAACTCATAAAGGAGTATGGAAGTCTGGAAAACGCTTTGCCCCATATTAAGGACGCTGACTTTCCGGTCGATCCACATCAAATCAAGGAGATTTTCTTGCATCCGAAGGTAACCAACAACTACAAGATAGATTGGAGAGAGCCTGATGTGAAAGGTGTAATAGATTTTATTTGCCACGAAAGGGATTTTTCAGAAGACCGTGTAAGAAAAGCCCTTGAGAAAATGCAGAAAGGTTTCACCAAACTTAAGGGTAAAACAACATTAGAGAGATGGTTTGGATAA
- the glmS gene encoding glutamine--fructose-6-phosphate transaminase (isomerizing), with protein sequence MCGIFGCILKEGNAAPVIHQALKRLEYRGYDSVGEATICDSKLYIKKDSGKIDEVHRTHNLDDLPGNIGIGHTRWATHGAPLQVNAHPHVDCNGQIAVVHNGIIENFSELKLELENKGHVFVSKTDTEVIAHLIEEALKNNPFLSLADAVLEAVRKVEGSYAIAIISPKEPGKIICARKESPLVLGIGENALYCASDIPAFLPLTNKAVFIEDGELVILSQEGFEIRNIADSTLVVREPKIIEWTPEMAVKKGYPHFMLKEIHEQPACLRNTLRLQEHYLDLMATFLDRAREVFLVACGTSYHACLAASYMFSKLAYLATYPVIASEFIEQHGKSVNIESTILAVSQSGETADTIAAVNVARQRAATILGLTNVIGSTLTRISRVYISQQSGPEIGVAATKTFTSQLSVLAQLALRLAKKRGKISQDEMDFIEAKLKKIPDIVQTVIATQEEKVKTIARKYRDAKVFFFLGRGISTATAYEGRLKLMEIAYIPSIAFPAGESKHGPISLVEDGFPVVFICPKDDTYKTSLGNIMEMKARGASIIAIMEEGDEEVKRLADDYVEIPKGIPDVLSPIPYVVPLQLLAYYMALEKGYDPDKPRNLAKSVTVK encoded by the coding sequence ATGTGTGGAATATTTGGATGTATTCTGAAGGAAGGGAATGCTGCACCAGTAATACATCAAGCCTTAAAAAGGTTGGAGTATAGGGGCTATGATTCGGTCGGTGAAGCAACCATCTGCGACAGTAAACTCTACATAAAAAAGGATAGTGGCAAAATAGATGAAGTTCACAGAACCCACAATCTCGACGATTTACCTGGAAACATAGGTATAGGCCACACAAGATGGGCAACTCATGGCGCACCGTTACAAGTTAACGCTCACCCTCATGTAGACTGTAATGGACAAATAGCAGTAGTTCACAATGGAATCATCGAAAACTTCTCCGAGTTAAAGCTTGAACTGGAAAACAAGGGACATGTTTTCGTTTCAAAAACAGATACCGAAGTCATCGCCCATCTAATCGAGGAAGCTTTAAAAAACAACCCCTTTTTAAGCCTTGCAGATGCAGTTCTTGAAGCCGTGCGTAAGGTTGAAGGCTCTTATGCCATTGCAATAATTTCCCCAAAAGAGCCGGGCAAAATAATATGCGCTAGAAAAGAAAGTCCACTAGTACTGGGAATAGGTGAAAACGCACTTTATTGCGCCTCAGACATCCCAGCCTTTTTACCACTAACCAACAAAGCAGTGTTTATAGAAGATGGTGAGCTTGTAATTCTATCCCAAGAGGGGTTCGAAATCAGAAATATTGCAGACTCAACCCTCGTCGTACGTGAACCCAAAATTATTGAATGGACCCCTGAAATGGCTGTTAAGAAAGGCTATCCTCATTTCATGTTGAAAGAAATCCACGAACAACCAGCATGTTTACGGAATACTTTGAGGCTGCAAGAACATTATCTAGATTTAATGGCAACGTTTCTCGACAGGGCTCGCGAAGTCTTTTTGGTGGCTTGTGGGACATCATACCACGCTTGTCTGGCAGCGTCTTACATGTTCTCCAAACTTGCTTATCTAGCTACATACCCCGTGATAGCCTCAGAGTTCATCGAACAACATGGTAAGTCTGTGAACATTGAAAGCACGATTTTGGCTGTAAGTCAATCTGGTGAAACAGCGGACACTATTGCAGCGGTAAACGTTGCCCGCCAGCGAGCCGCCACCATTCTAGGCTTGACAAATGTGATAGGCTCAACGCTTACAAGAATTTCACGGGTATACATAAGCCAGCAGTCCGGGCCTGAAATAGGTGTCGCGGCTACGAAAACTTTTACTTCTCAGCTTTCGGTTCTAGCGCAGTTGGCTTTAAGACTCGCCAAGAAAAGAGGGAAAATATCTCAAGATGAAATGGACTTTATAGAGGCTAAGCTAAAAAAAATTCCAGATATTGTACAGACGGTAATTGCAACGCAGGAAGAAAAAGTTAAAACTATCGCGAGAAAGTATAGAGATGCCAAGGTCTTCTTTTTCCTTGGAAGGGGAATAAGCACAGCCACAGCTTATGAAGGCAGACTCAAATTAATGGAAATAGCATACATTCCGTCGATAGCATTCCCCGCAGGTGAAAGTAAACACGGCCCAATAAGCCTAGTGGAAGATGGTTTCCCAGTGGTTTTCATATGTCCTAAAGACGATACCTATAAGACTTCTCTTGGAAATATAATGGAAATGAAAGCAAGAGGAGCCTCCATAATCGCCATAATGGAAGAGGGCGATGAGGAAGTGAAGCGACTAGCTGACGACTACGTAGAAATACCAAAAGGGATTCCTGATGTTCTATCGCCTATCCCATATGTGGTTCCATTGCAACTGTTGGCATATTACATGGCCTTAGAAAAAGGATACGATCCAGATAAACCAAGAAATCTAGCGAAATCTGTAACAGTAAAATAG
- a CDS encoding amino acid ABC transporter permease, whose amino-acid sequence MEFLLKYLGDILQGFTVTVEITLFGVFAGLVLGIFLAIGDLYGGRLVSTIIGVYTEFFRGSPIIVQLFFFYFTIPSLLKTTFDAFIVGLVVFALNSAAYQKGYIKGAIAVISEDQMMAALSLGLSKVKAIFYVILPQALRLVIPAWSNEFCSLTKSTAALLVIGVSDLTSVGLMIATHYFRYVETFLVIAVIYLIWVTVVTKIADKVYERVKIPGIEISA is encoded by the coding sequence ATGGAGTTTCTACTAAAATATCTGGGAGATATTCTACAAGGGTTTACTGTTACAGTCGAGATTACATTATTCGGCGTGTTTGCTGGTCTTGTACTTGGCATTTTCCTGGCTATCGGCGACTTATATGGGGGAAGACTTGTCTCCACAATTATCGGAGTCTACACAGAGTTTTTTAGGGGAAGCCCAATTATAGTTCAGTTGTTTTTCTTTTATTTCACAATACCTTCCTTGCTTAAAACCACATTTGACGCCTTTATAGTTGGGCTTGTTGTTTTTGCTTTAAACAGCGCAGCCTACCAGAAAGGGTATATTAAAGGAGCCATAGCTGTTATTTCAGAAGATCAAATGATGGCAGCCTTATCATTGGGTCTTTCAAAAGTCAAAGCAATATTTTACGTCATTCTTCCTCAAGCTTTAAGGTTGGTTATACCCGCGTGGAGCAACGAGTTTTGCTCTTTAACCAAGAGCACTGCGGCATTGCTCGTCATTGGAGTTTCGGACTTAACTTCTGTTGGCCTTATGATCGCAACTCATTATTTCCGTTATGTTGAAACGTTTCTAGTTATTGCGGTCATTTACCTTATCTGGGTTACGGTTGTTACGAAAATAGCTGACAAAGTTTATGAACGAGTGAAGATTCCGGGAATCGAAATATCTGCCTAA
- a CDS encoding ABC transporter ATP-binding protein, whose translation MYGSIRAVDGLCFKVKCGEIYGLLGPNGAGKSSTLKVLAGLLEPTYGTIEIFGKPISEEVEVKRLIGYVPEETVLLESLTPREFFEFVASVRKLGKEVNSRLYKLVSAFELAEYFDTPIATLSMGTKRKVSVIAALLHEPSLLILDEPLIGLDARASKILKELIVHHASRGGAVIFSTHIMEVAEKICHRVGIINKGKLVGEGTVNELRQLIRSAEGSLEDIFLKVTQQENGIRDLIAALEER comes from the coding sequence ATGTATGGTTCTATTAGAGCGGTGGATGGTCTGTGTTTTAAAGTTAAATGCGGAGAAATCTACGGATTGCTTGGTCCAAACGGTGCCGGGAAAAGCAGCACGCTGAAGGTTTTGGCTGGATTATTAGAACCTACTTACGGCACTATTGAAATTTTTGGCAAACCAATTTCCGAAGAAGTTGAAGTTAAAAGGCTTATTGGTTATGTTCCTGAAGAAACCGTGCTTTTGGAATCTCTCACTCCTAGGGAATTCTTTGAATTCGTTGCCTCCGTAAGGAAGTTAGGCAAAGAAGTTAACTCTCGACTTTATAAGCTAGTATCAGCTTTTGAACTCGCCGAATATTTCGACACTCCTATTGCAACATTATCTATGGGAACCAAACGCAAAGTATCGGTCATCGCTGCCCTTCTGCATGAACCATCTCTTCTAATATTAGATGAACCATTGATAGGACTGGATGCCCGAGCATCTAAAATCTTGAAGGAACTCATAGTCCACCATGCAAGTAGGGGCGGGGCGGTCATTTTTTCGACCCACATTATGGAAGTTGCTGAGAAAATCTGCCACAGAGTTGGAATAATTAACAAGGGTAAACTTGTAGGTGAGGGAACGGTTAATGAGCTTAGACAGCTTATTCGAAGTGCAGAAGGCTCTTTGGAGGATATATTTCTCAAGGTTACCCAGCAAGAGAATGGAATAAGAGATTTAATCGCAGCCTTAGAGGAAAGATAA
- a CDS encoding amino acid ABC transporter ATP-binding protein, with amino-acid sequence MECKNLWKLYKNVVAVRDVSLQIREGEIKLIFGPSGSGKSTLLRCLAMLTPPTKGDVFLRGECLTRPGVDLNKARARIGFVFQHIYLFHHLTALGNVELALRHVLKMPREEARRRAMEALKEVKMEKWANYYPSQLSGGQQQRVGIARALARNPDIILLDEPTSALDPELTGEVIDTLRDLAKKGTTMLIVSHEMPFAREVADEMIFFDEGTIVETGTPKHFFTNPSSERAKKFMMRLIKRTRRE; translated from the coding sequence ATGGAATGTAAAAATCTTTGGAAGCTCTACAAGAATGTTGTTGCAGTGAGGGATGTTTCCCTTCAAATTAGAGAAGGTGAAATAAAGCTAATCTTTGGGCCAAGCGGCTCCGGAAAAAGTACTCTTCTAAGGTGCTTAGCCATGTTGACACCTCCAACGAAGGGCGATGTTTTCCTTAGAGGTGAATGTTTAACGAGACCTGGTGTTGACTTAAACAAAGCGAGAGCGAGGATAGGGTTTGTTTTCCAACATATCTATCTTTTTCATCATTTAACTGCTCTTGGGAATGTTGAATTAGCGCTGAGGCATGTGCTAAAGATGCCGAGGGAGGAAGCTCGCAGGAGAGCTATGGAGGCTCTTAAAGAGGTTAAAATGGAGAAATGGGCAAATTATTATCCTTCGCAACTTTCCGGTGGACAGCAACAACGCGTTGGAATAGCAAGAGCGTTAGCGAGAAACCCGGATATCATATTGCTCGATGAGCCTACATCAGCGTTAGATCCAGAGTTAACAGGGGAGGTAATAGACACCTTAAGGGACTTGGCGAAAAAGGGAACAACAATGCTCATAGTTAGCCACGAAATGCCTTTCGCTCGGGAAGTTGCTGATGAAATGATATTTTTCGATGAAGGAACAATAGTTGAAACTGGAACACCGAAACATTTCTTCACTAACCCTTCAAGTGAAAGAGCCAAAAAGTTTATGATGCGACTTATTAAGCGTACGAGAAGGGAGTAA
- a CDS encoding ABC transporter permease subunit (The N-terminal region of this protein, as described by TIGR01726, is a three transmembrane segment that identifies a subfamily of ABC transporter permease subunits, which specificities that include histidine, arginine, glutamine, glutamate, L-cystine (sic), the opines (in Agrobacterium) octopine and nopaline, etc.), with protein MDALQQLMLILNGVASTITISIASFFIGVVVGLPLSFLRVYGTRGIQFLIDGFEKFFRGIPELVLMFLFYFGVGLYFPFTFKNVFFTANFVLGLRSAANQSQIFRGAIRGIGDEQLVAALSLGLSKVKSILFVMLPQVIIYSTPGLGSEYALLVKDSAYAYLIGAVDIMARTDWLRKATGDTVTPYITAAFLYILLTFPIATYLDKWGSRKKRQLGLERK; from the coding sequence TTGGATGCTCTTCAACAACTGATGCTCATACTAAATGGGGTAGCCTCAACCATAACTATTTCCATAGCCTCTTTTTTCATAGGGGTTGTTGTCGGCCTTCCTCTTTCGTTTTTACGTGTTTATGGAACGAGAGGCATTCAATTTCTGATAGACGGCTTTGAAAAATTTTTTAGGGGAATCCCAGAGTTAGTGCTTATGTTCTTATTCTATTTTGGTGTTGGCTTGTATTTTCCTTTCACTTTCAAGAACGTTTTCTTTACCGCGAATTTTGTTTTGGGGTTAAGAAGCGCTGCAAACCAGTCCCAGATTTTCAGGGGAGCAATAAGAGGCATAGGAGACGAGCAATTAGTGGCCGCTTTGTCTCTTGGACTTTCAAAAGTGAAATCTATACTTTTTGTGATGTTGCCCCAAGTAATTATCTATTCCACACCTGGGCTTGGAAGCGAATACGCCCTCCTCGTTAAGGATTCGGCGTATGCTTATCTAATTGGTGCGGTTGATATAATGGCCCGCACTGATTGGCTTAGAAAAGCAACAGGAGATACGGTTACCCCCTATATTACTGCGGCATTTCTGTATATTTTGTTAACATTCCCGATCGCAACATATCTGGATAAGTGGGGAAGTCGGAAAAAGAGACAACTCGGGTTGGAGCGGAAATGA